A region from the Candidatus Thiothrix putei genome encodes:
- the tssA gene encoding type VI secretion system protein TssA, which translates to MVIFDFKNLTQPLDNAAPCGQDVEYTALFREMEKAKQGEPERQAGTTIIPAEEPDWKTLKKQSLELSNSTRDLRVAVSLSAALLHTDGFMGFSQGLALIAKLLEQHWECLYPELDNDDPNPAMMRANTLLELAALPFLSSLRKQTLIHSKVLGKFSLQNLQEASDYKNASESEEKQKYQLVEAMFKEAVTGDTLTTTLQTLQDCLQRLGTINQQFDTHVGYANAPNLAPLRDTLNQAVKFIAPRIPPPPSDDNGGIEPVENPGGSLNGSGDTLPPPNHRDATMPIQSREEVLHVLEQICDYYSKYEPSSPVPILLKRVSRLVDKDFLAMMEDLYPDSLNSLEQILGIKH; encoded by the coding sequence ATGGTTATATTTGATTTTAAAAATCTGACGCAACCGTTAGATAACGCAGCCCCTTGCGGACAGGATGTTGAATACACCGCGCTTTTCAGGGAAATGGAAAAAGCCAAGCAAGGCGAACCCGAACGACAAGCAGGCACGACGATTATCCCAGCCGAGGAACCCGACTGGAAAACCTTAAAAAAACAGTCACTTGAACTTTCGAACTCAACCCGTGACTTACGGGTAGCGGTGAGTCTGAGCGCAGCATTGCTACACACCGACGGTTTTATGGGATTTTCTCAAGGGCTGGCCTTGATCGCCAAACTATTAGAACAGCATTGGGAATGTTTATACCCCGAACTGGATAATGATGATCCTAATCCTGCCATGATGCGAGCTAATACCCTATTAGAATTGGCAGCATTACCTTTTTTATCCAGTTTACGTAAACAAACCCTGATCCACTCAAAAGTATTAGGGAAGTTTAGCCTGCAAAATCTCCAAGAGGCCAGTGATTATAAAAATGCTAGCGAGAGCGAAGAAAAACAAAAATACCAATTGGTTGAGGCCATGTTTAAAGAAGCTGTCACCGGTGATACCTTAACGACAACACTGCAAACCTTGCAGGACTGCCTGCAACGCCTAGGCACTATCAACCAACAATTTGATACACACGTTGGTTATGCGAATGCCCCCAATTTAGCGCCATTGCGTGATACCTTAAACCAAGCGGTTAAATTCATTGCACCACGAATTCCCCCACCACCTAGCGATGACAATGGTGGCATCGAGCCAGTGGAGAACCCCGGCGGTAGCTTGAATGGCAGTGGTGATACACTTCCTCCTCCAAACCACAGGGATGCGACCATGCCTATTCAGAGTCGTGAGGAAGTACTCCACGTACTTGAACAAATTTGCGACTACTACTCGAAATACGAACCCAGCAGCCCTGTGCCGATTTTGCTCAAACGGGTTAGCCGTCTTGTTGATAAAGACTTCCTCGCCATGATGGAAGATTTATACCCTGATAGCCTCAACTCGCTGGAACAAATTCTGGGTATTAAACATTAA
- a CDS encoding GTP-binding protein has product MTDAVDARIPITLLTGFLGSGKTTVLNNLLKPSFWERLLRVPPLTAVIMNEFGSIGLDHQLVDNTQGTMALLSGGCVCCEIQGSLVPTLKNLWMGRRDGKIPPYERIIIETTGIADPTPILETLLRSDWVAKRHYLDGVVTTVDAIFGNGQLDQHFEAVRQVAGADRLLLTKTDLADAATIQTLESRLASLNPSAPIVHVQHGNVSPDNVFKLRAYHQSEPVKAKRWLAAENFRVVSASLPLKQPSILNPSAPTHGGTDGRIRSFSLQFDQPLPWAGVSEALDTLVEFCSARLLRMKAIVNVQEYPGRPIVLHAVQHLFYPSVELPAWPDADQRSRFVFITADLDEAFVSNLLTSFTQTVNQPPHSGE; this is encoded by the coding sequence ATGACTGACGCGGTAGACGCACGCATCCCCATCACCCTCCTCACCGGCTTCCTCGGCAGTGGCAAAACCACGGTGCTCAACAACCTGCTGAAACCGTCGTTTTGGGAACGCTTATTGCGCGTACCGCCACTCACCGCCGTGATCATGAACGAATTTGGCAGCATCGGGCTGGATCATCAACTCGTCGATAACACCCAAGGCACGATGGCGCTGCTCTCCGGCGGATGCGTGTGCTGCGAAATCCAAGGTTCACTCGTCCCCACCCTGAAAAACCTGTGGATGGGGCGACGCGACGGCAAAATTCCCCCCTACGAACGCATTATTATCGAAACCACCGGCATCGCCGACCCCACACCGATCCTCGAAACCCTGCTGCGTTCCGACTGGGTAGCCAAACGCCATTATCTGGATGGGGTCGTCACCACAGTGGATGCGATATTCGGCAACGGACAGCTCGACCAACACTTTGAAGCCGTGCGCCAAGTCGCAGGCGCAGACCGTTTGCTGCTGACCAAAACCGACCTTGCCGACGCTGCCACGATTCAAACGCTGGAAAGCCGCCTTGCCAGCCTCAATCCATCCGCGCCGATCGTGCATGTTCAGCACGGCAATGTTTCCCCTGACAATGTGTTCAAACTCCGCGCTTACCACCAATCCGAACCTGTCAAAGCCAAGCGGTGGCTTGCGGCGGAAAATTTCCGCGTCGTCAGTGCCAGTTTGCCACTCAAACAACCCAGCATTCTCAACCCCAGTGCCCCCACGCACGGCGGCACGGACGGACGCATCCGCAGCTTTTCCCTGCAATTCGACCAACCCTTGCCCTGGGCAGGGGTTTCCGAAGCACTCGACACGCTGGTGGAATTTTGCAGCGCCCGCCTGTTACGCATGAAAGCCATCGTCAACGTGCAAGAATACCCCGGTCGCCCCATCGTGCTACACGCCGTGCAACACCTGTTTTACCCATCGGTGGAACTCCCCGCATGGCCTGACGCTGATCAGCGCAGCCGCTTTGTGTTCATCACCGCCGATCTCGACGAAGCTTTCGTCAGCAACTTGCTGACCTCGTTTACCCAAACCGTGAATCAACCCCCCCATTCTGGAGAATAA
- a CDS encoding DUF2796 domain-containing protein: MKYPNILFSLCLALSSSTLYADDHEHEHEEHGAHEHGAATLAIAAGAEGLEIMLESPAANIIGFEHAATTDEDKQKLTDAVKKLEAGAELFSMNTEAGCTLKSAEVISALLGNAEDAAKSKDDHDHKEGETHNDMDVTWSFACTQPAELKEVTVKLFTAFPDGFQHIKAEWVTEKGASALELDKDDTIKLTP, from the coding sequence ATGAAATACCCTAACATCCTTTTCAGCCTGTGCTTAGCGCTGTCCAGCAGCACTCTCTATGCTGATGATCACGAACATGAACACGAAGAACACGGTGCTCACGAACACGGTGCTGCCACCCTTGCCATCGCCGCCGGAGCAGAAGGGCTGGAAATCATGCTCGAATCCCCCGCTGCCAATATCATCGGCTTTGAACACGCCGCCACCACCGATGAAGACAAGCAAAAACTCACCGATGCCGTGAAAAAGCTCGAAGCCGGGGCAGAATTATTCAGCATGAATACCGAAGCAGGTTGCACGCTAAAAAGCGCCGAAGTCATCTCCGCCCTGTTGGGTAACGCAGAAGATGCAGCCAAGAGCAAGGATGACCATGATCACAAGGAAGGCGAAACCCACAACGATATGGATGTTACCTGGTCATTCGCCTGCACCCAACCCGCCGAACTGAAAGAAGTCACGGTGAAACTCTTCACCGCCTTCCCCGACGGTTTCCAACACATCAAGGCGGAATGGGTAACAGAGAAGGGCGCATCCGCGCTGGAGTTGGACAAGGATGACACCATCAAACTAACCCCATGA